GGTTTCGAAACATACGGCAGCTCAGTGAAGCTCTGCACGTCCTCGCATGATGTGAGGTGTTTTGGAGAAGACACAGACTGAATGAGCCTAAccactgcagcagtttgagctgcagcctgaaataGATGCAGAAGTAGGGAGCGCCGCTTCACAGCACTCTGTGGTCTGAAGACTGTCAAGGTGAGTCGAGTCCTTCAAACGCCTTCTGCTCCTCGTCATTGTGACGCCGCTATAATGTCTGAGTGTGATGTTAAAGACTCGCACAGCAATAAAACCTTAAATCATAGCCTGATAACCAACAgcaaagcaacttttttttatgttcctgTGTGTCATCAATGTCATCAACTGCTACACCTCCCAAAGTCGGAGCAGGTGCTGAGCAGTTTAGAGGAAACGACCTTGAAGGACAGTGCAGTCATTATTGAGATCCACAGCTTTGCCCAAACTGGACATCTTATCAGGAAATGTCCCAGGCCTGAATCTCAACAGTGTGAGCCATGTGGGCGATTCAAACGAATGTATCACCAAGTGAAGTGTTCGTACAGAAGGAACATTCCATGTATGTGAAACAATGTATGTTAaaagaaagaacacaaaaaTTGCAACATTTCAGTTTACCGTAACACTCCGTTTTCCCAAATAACAGTTTTAATTTcgaaacattaaaacacaaagacagaaaatgtaaCTGAACCTTGTTTAGGATTGAATTTAATCTAATTGGGAGGTTCAAATCTGGAATGAAATTAATTTATACACTGTAAAGTTAGCGCCTATTGAATGAGACAGTTTGAGGTGAGAGACCAGAGGGACAGCGCCTCACGGCCTCCAGGTAAGACTGCTTCACTCATTTCTCTGTGGCAAAATGGAAAACGTTTCTTGATTTGTTTCAAGCTTGTCTTTCACAAGAAGTTGATGTTTCCTGGAGGTTTTCTTGATGTTTCCTCATGTTGTTCGCTGCACTTGACCTGTTTCTCCTCCCACACCTGGCCCGTAGGATGAGTAGGGGCAGAGAAGTGCTGAAACCGTAGTTCATCACCTGTAAGTCTGCACAGCGGTAGCTCCCGATCGACCTgtggaaaacacacttttccctctgagtttgatttaaaaatagtttctaaatttgtttgtttttcgtgagtttaaaaaaaaaaagaaaaagctaaataGACCCCTATCTTTCAGTATGTGGACAGCTGCCAGGAGTTAAGTGAACTTGCAtaagcatgtgtgtttttttcacaagGCTTATATGGAAGATGGAAAATCTTTACATTTCTGCTTTATGACACAACACGACACCACTACAGCTGTGAAGAGATAATTCTGGCATAACCCCATCTCAAGTCGTGGCTCGGGCGCTCGGCTGCACTCTGATCTCTGCTGATGCAGGGGATCACTTGCATTAGTTTGGCGTTGCTCCTCTGCATCTCAGATGAccatgcagaaaacacatgagaaCTGATTATGTAATTTACTTAGTTGCACCATTTGCGACGGTCAGCTTTGACTTGTTTTAATCCACTTGACACCCTTAGGTAAGACCCAGCAACGACATTACACGCTGCTGATGTTTTGGGTGTAATTATATCTGAACTCGTGGAACGAAAGGTTAAAAGCTGACTTGGCAGGTGCTGTAATCTTAAGAGCTTTGTATTACTATGAGGAGACCCATTTCCGCTGAAATCCCATCATCCAGAGGATGAGTGCTTTATTAGACGAACATATATTCCATCTGTAATCTGTATATCTAAAATCCATTTCAGACCTCCATGCATTTAACCCTGCAGGATCTTTTGCACCAGTCCATTTTGCATGAGTTCACATTGATTTGGGAAGTGGACGGATATGGGTTTGACCAGCTCGCATTCGCCCGCAGCCGTAGTTTTTATTGGAATGGCTTCCTATTACATCAGAAAATAATCTCACCATAGATCCCAGAATGACTGCAGAGGACGAGCTGACCTGTTACATGAGTTCATTGTAAGCATATGCAATAAGAGGGACTCTGAATCCTGCACCTCTGTgctccagtgtttcagaaatCTACTCCTGTATGTGTGGGTAACTGAAAAAGCTTCTACAAAAAAGCTGTCGCTGCTTTCCCCTCATATAAacccaaaagttttttttttttttttttaaatgaactgcaGATTATGATGTGTCATATGTTGAGCAGTATATATGCTGTATATTAAACCTGCttccaggaggaaacatcatGACTAGGAAGACTTCCTGACTTGAAGCAAGCAGCCTCTTCAAGTCAGTGAGTGGTGGTAGTATGTGAGCATGTCTGGATCAGGGCGTCGGAAGCGTTTCTGTCCACCATGTGGTGATACACTGACTCTACTCATGCATTCATGAATCATGCTTTCAGTCTGCCTTGCCGTCCGGTAACGGTGTGAATTCTTCTCTTCCCGTTGGGCTCCTGcagaaactggaggaggaaaaaggaaagaaagagaaggagcggctggagctggagagagaaaggagagagagggacaaaGAGCGAGAGCGCGAGAGGGAGCGACGGGACCgcgagaaagagaaggagagggagagagagagggacaagGAGCGGGAGCGAGACCGAGACCGGGACCGCGAACGGGAGAGGGAGCGCGAACGCGAGCGCACCAAGGAGcgggagcgggagagagagcgagagaggagccGAGACGCCAGCGAAGGCCGCAGCAGGTCCAGGTCGGTCTGCGTCACACTGCTGAATCAAACCGATCAATATCAAAATAGTCAAAAGCCTTTTTGATAGAGTGGAGgggaaaaacaatgttttcaaagtgtatGGGATGCATGTTTGTTCACTGAGGTTGAAACTCAAAGGTTTTTGTAATCTCTGGATGCAGTCTGAATGGGTCACACACGCAACTTTAAAACAGGCGTATCAAACacaaggcccgtgggccaaaactggcctgtaAGAGGTTCTGATCCGGCTcgtcaaaccaccaagaaatggtaaaaattttaaataaaaccatctaaaaaaataaataaaattctaGAACATTTTAGtcagggcctttttttttttttttttagaagtttCAGTTTGCTTATTTGCTCCCTcagctggattggagcctcttgcatgGGCCTTCTGTTTGAAACCCCTGCTCTAAAAGGACTAacacatggttttttttttttttgtgtttgttttttttttttaatctcctggAATTAGCAGCAAACGGTGCGGATTCTGCCGCCAGTTAAATGGAAATCAGTCATTCTGCAACATTAATTGAGTCTGTTAGTCATTTCTTTTAGAATGATCAAACTAGATCCACATGATCGAGGTTTTTTCAGTGACGTCTTCATTTTTACATTCATGACACCAAATAGACATTTTCTCATGTCCCGCCATGACACTTCCACTCATGTCGGTTTTCTCCAGCTCTCACGAGCTTTTCTATTTCACCCCGCTTGTCTTTCAAGAAGAGATTCTTTTTAAATTGTCTTAATCTCATTGTTCCCTTCAATTAAGTACCGAGGTTCAACGTTTTATTATTTCCGAGCTCTCATCACTATCAAAATTTTTGCATCTTATTACTTCATTCGATTTGAATTGTTGTAAATTCCTTCAGTTTATTATGCAAATCCATTAAGAAAGAAGAGTGAAATTGTCAGAGATGGATGCCAAGTTTTGTCTCTTCTTACATGATGGCTAAAAGTCAATATGAACTTTTGTAACCTATTGTAACTGATCCCTGTTTTCTTCAGAGAGCGGgccagagaagaaaaaaaacgagaccgcgaagaagatgaagaagaccTGTATGAACGACGGAGACTTGAAAGAAGGCTGAGAGACAAAGAGGCGGCTTACCAAGAAGTACGTATTACTgacttttctgtctgtttgattCAATGTGTGCTAAATTGTTGAATTTATTGCacaactgtttttctttctgaattCTAATTATTTTCCATCTTCTTTAAGCGGCTGAAAAACTGGGAGATCCGTGAGAGGAAGAAATCTCGGGACTACAGTAAAGATACGGAAAGGGAGGATGAGAGGCGTCGTGAAACGGTAACACCCTCAGCTCAGCCTGAAGCTGACTTGAGATCAGTTATGAAGTGAAATATATGACTTTTTGCATGGACTAATGCAGATGAACTGTTTTCTGCTTAAAATTAGATGAAAGAAGCCAAAAGATTGAAAGAATTCCTTGAAGATTATGACGACGACAGGGACGACCCAAAATACTACAGGTAATCGTCTCATTTAAGTCTTTTGAAACAAACGCCTGTGCCGTGGCGAGTGCTGATATTCCCGCCCTCGTCTCCAGGGGCAGCGCTCTGCAGAAGCGGCTCCGCGATCGGGAGAAGGAGACGGAGCTGGACGAGCGAGACcggaagagagagaaggaggagctggaggagatcagACAGAGGCTCCTGGCCGAGGGTCACCCCGATCCCGATGCCGAGCTGCAGAGGGTCAGTCCGCCTGCCGCGCCTTCTCCTCACACCAGACATGACTTTCTAAAAGACCCTCTGTTTAGGAGGGTTTttatttctccacatttcaacttttatttttataactTGTCTTGATGCGATtttatacacacaaaaacaaatatgcaaTAAGAAAGTGACCTTGCAGGTGTTTCATTTTTCTACAtggaagaaaacattgaaatgaGTGAAGAGATGAATAGTCTCTCTGAGGATGAGTGTAACCGTCCCCTGATGTTGGTTTatagatggaggaggaagcagagcgcaGACGCCAGCCGCCTCTCAAACTGGAGCCGGAAGAGGATGTGATCAAGGAGAAAGCTCACCGGGAGCGGGATCGAGAccgggagagggagcgggagcGGGATCGAGACAGAGAACGGGAACGGGAAAGAGATCGGGAAAGGGAAAGGGAGCGGGAGCGAGATCGGGAGCGCGAACGTGAGCGTGAACGGGAACGGGAGCGCGACCGCGAGCGGGACAAGAGGGGGTCGGCGAGGCCGGTGGAGCCGGCGCCTCGAGCCCCCCAGCCACAGcattcagaggaggaggcggacgaAGCAGAGGACGACCACTACCGCGACGCCGAGGACTCCCAAGAAGCCAAACCACAGCCCAAACCCGTCATGCGACCAATCACCACGGCTCCCTCCGTGTCCTCGGCCAGCGGGAACGTGACTCCAAACACACCCATGAATGAATCTCCCTGCGGCATCATCATTCCCGGAGAAAACACTCCTGAGCTCCAGCCTCTAGATGAGCACCGGCCCAAGATCGGGCTCAGCCTTAAACTGGGTGAGTACAGCAGCTGGCAACAAACCCGTTCCTTCTCTGGTTCAGAGGCGCCAGAGGTGCAATTTGCTGTCAGTGACGTTATGAGAATAACTGCAATGTGTTTatttgaccaccaggggcgCCCTTCAGTCTGTATTGTACTGTGTTTGATGAATTAGTTGAATAACTCTGATGGGTGCTCATCACTCAGGCTCTATCCTCCTTTCTCCCTGCAGGTGCCACCAACAGCCCCAATCAGCTGAGCGTCGCAAAGCGGAAGAAGCTGGCGACCGTGGAGAGCGTTTTCAACAAGTTCGACGACGAAGAGGCGGATGAGCAGCCCCGCAAACGAAAGCTGGTCCCGCTCGACTACGGCGACGACGATAAGAGTCTGGGGCTGGACGGGGCCGAGATTTCAGGGGCCAAAGGCAGCATCAACACAGAGGAGAAACGCAAGCATATAAAGAGCCTTATTGAGAAGATCCCCACTGCGAGACCCGAGCTGTTTTCTTATCCTTTGGACTGGACCATGGTCGACTCGGTAAGATTCCACAAAACCCTGGACTTGtccatttcatttgaaaatgaactAAAAATGAAACCGTGatctttctgtctgcagactcTGATGGATCGTCGCATCAGACCATGGATTAATAAGAAGATCATCGAATACATTGGCGAGGAAGAGCCCACTCTGGTTGATTTTGTCTGTTCCAAGGTCAGTGTTGATCACTGAACTGTTAATAATACCATATCAGATGATCTTTTTTTCAACTTGGAATCAGTCTGAAATAGGTTTATGTTTGACTGATTCATCAAACtcgacttgtttttttttttttttggagcagtGAAGTTAACTCTGGATCTTTTCCTTAAATTTCCTCCTGTCTTGTTATTCTGACTGCAGGTAATGGCTCACAGCACTCCTCAGGGGATTCTTGATGATGTTGCTATGGTAAGTTAGAGCTGATTTTCATCCCAAAATTCACACCCGGTGAAGAAATCAATTGAAGAAAGAAATTGTCAATAACATTCAGGTATTGCCTATTATCTTTTAACCAGTTTTGAAGTGATTAATCCTCCCAAACGGTCTTCATAAGGCGGCTTGATAATAGCAGAACATGCTGCTCTGGTTTGGCTTACGATTGAGATGCTACACAAACGGCCTGATGACCCATTTCAAAATGTTATAGTGTTCGCTTCCTTCACCACTTTACTCTAAATGCTGTCTGACTGCaactttttctcatttaaaagttaaaatcaCACAAATATTACAGAAGTTTCATTTTGAGTCCTAATTGTTATTTGTTGAACCAAATTGTGCTCACATACAATTTTCTTTAACTGAAGAACTGTTATCTGAAAATGGTTTCTACGCCTCAGACGGCCAGATGAGATGCTGCAAGCAAAACTTAAGATCTTTCTTGTGGGTTTATTGACACAGGTGCCTTTCCATCAGCTTGTGTGTGGAGAGTCAGAATAATGTTTCCTCAGAAAGACAACTTCAATTAGATCTGTGATAAATCGAATGAGATCTCATGCAGACAACAggaattaattcattttaatctTAAGAACAATCATATAAACACACATCCAGtaaatattttgattttctgATGCGGAAATGTCAAATGTGTGCAGTGAGTGAGAAGTGCTTCAATTTAAGGAATATTGTGACAAGAATATGAGGCAGTGAAGTGATTTTTCCATGATTACAGAGCATATGGAAGAGAATTAGGATGAGAATCCTCATCAAACCCGCCCAGTGTTTAGAATTTAccaagaaacaaagaaataatcttCCAAACACGCATTTCTTTCTGAATGTGAACAGTTGTTCACCTCTGGTGGTGAGACTCCAAATGGCAGCGGAGGATCAGGTTGACACATCAgtacaatagaatagaatggatAAAGAGTTGGATGCTTCTCGAGGTTTTCTCGCAGTCTCCTTTCTTAACACacgctttcttttttctttgtcaggTTCTCGATGAAGAAGCAGAAGTCTTCATAGTGAAAATGTGGAGGTTGTTGATATATGAAACAGAAGCCAAGAAGATCGGACTGGCGAAATGAAGACCTCGTGTCTCTCTGACTGATTTTTAAAGCTGgcgattgttttttttttcttttctgtctttctttctttttttctgtccatcaGACAGTGAACGAGCCCATATGCCCTCCATTCCATCAGCAAGGAGCTGCTGCcttgtgtgcgtttgtgtgagtgtatgtctgtgtgtgtgtgtgtgtgtgtgtgtgtgtgtgtgtgtgtgtgtgtgcgcgcgtgcgtgtgtgagggaAGAGACGTTTTTACACAAACATGCTGCATGAGGAAACTTTGGTTGTactctttctctttgttgtcaCCCATCTGTTCCATTATGTTGGACACTCTGCTTTGATTCAATGGTTTTATGAGGAGGCACTGCTCCAGTGTGTGAACTAATGaataaatatgctttttttttaagaaatgaagCGTCTTTCCTAAATGTGTTATGTAAATCAAAGTTTTGTAATAACACATTCATCAAAGTTCACAAATGACCAGTTATTTGAAAATTGAAAAGGCATGAAGatataaaaaattaataaaacaaaatcacccaaataaaagatgaaaaaataattacaaatggATGTTCCCTATAAGGACAGTTTGTTTCCTCGAACACAGTGGTATTCAAAGTGTGGGGCAGGCTTTTCCTGGGGGGGCACCAATGAGCTTCAAAGGGAccatagaaagaaaaaaaaatctgcttttctgAGAATTTTTAGATTTTGATAAATATAAACCACAAAGTGGTTCATAAAACCATAAATTCTCTAATTGAGGTTAAGACTTCAACCAGATTCAAAACCAAGATGAAGCATATGTGGCCTGAGAGTTTAGGGCTTCATGCTCCCAACACTTTAAAATCACTTtacttaaaatatttaaatgtttactGTTGGcatcatgtggaaaaaaatgtcactttaaCCAATGATTCCAATTCAAACTGATTAATACCCCTTTGTAAAAACCAGGAAAATGTAATTATGATAGTATTTTTTCCATTAGATTAACCTTTTTATATGAACAAATCGTCTAAATTTGTGGGTTAGCTATGTGTTTAATGGgttctgggggaaaaaaagtccaCTGCTACTATCATGAATTTTAATtgtacattttctgttttaattctACTATTCTATTTAAATTCTTTGTGTAATATTTGTAAATATGTATAGTTTTACTCTATTTTGaatactttttgttttcagtaatttttttaatatatatatttttttacagtttgataGTGAGCTGTACATTTAAATGTACATCAGGAAGTGGATGTTCTGTTTGACAATGAAGCATTTATTCTTTTCCATTCTTTTCTATCTTATTCTAActgaattgattaaattttcaTGTGATAAGCTGAAATACGGTATTAGCTTTTTCAGAAGTAAAATATTTGTAATTGTTTGTTTACACCTGTCATTGTTGTAGTTGTTACGTCAGAGCTACAGCCCCTCCCACGAGCCTTCCAGCCTTCCAGCGCGTGGCTCAGTGACGTGGCAGCTCCGGGTCGACCCTCTGACCCGGAAGTCCTTCAGTCTGCATCAAACAAGAGGATGCTCGGTTAGCGCGGTTAGCTTCCTCGTTAGCAGCCCACCGTGTCGGGAAGTTGCAAGATAATTTACAAGAAGGGACAGTAACGATGCGGGCTGTCAGCTATTTCCGCTGGAAACTCGACGTACTGCGGGTTTGTATTTATGAAGCTTGAGCCGGATAATTACCGGAGCTAAGTTAGCTTAGCTTCACTGTCGAGGCCAGCGTCTGAAGCGTCTGTTAGCGTCAATGTTTAGAAGCAAACAAGAGAAGCAAAACAGATCAACTCTGAAAAACTCCCGGGTTTGAGGGGATGTTATTGCACCTAGCCGACACGAATAGAAGTCCGCGTTGAATCCACAGAGAAAGtggtttatttgatgttttttagCTCAGCAGTTGATTAGCAAAAAAGAGAAGAGTGCAGTCATGGACGATTTCAGCTCGATcagcctgctgtctctgtcaATGCTGGTGGGGTGCTATGTGGCCGGGACCATTCCTTTAGCAGTCAATTTCTCAGAGGTAAGTTTGtgacacgcgcgcacacactcccacacacacatttctgtatCTGTTTGCACAAAGCTTCAACTTCCCAGATCTGTAGCAGAACATCTGTGTATTAAATGACTTCAACCCTGTGATTGCATCAAGTTGAAATTCTTAGAACACAATTTTGCAGCAGTAGAaggaacatttaaaacaagattgtcgaaatataaacacatttaagtgagacgcacacacaaacacacacacacacatacacatatacatatatagtcAATCCAGGATGTGTGTCAAGATGATGGATTATTGAGATGATCTAAagttgtgtgtctttgtctttcCAGGAGAAGCTTAAGCTGGTCACAGTGCTCGGCGCAGGGCTCCTCTGTGGGACCGCTCTAGCTGTCATCATCCCTGAAGGAGTTCATGCACTTTATGAGGAAATCCTCGAAGGTACGACTCGCACAACTAAAGCTAACACATTGTTAGGCTGTCACCAGGTTTATTCGTCAAACAGGTTTTAAAAGTATGTTTATGTTGTCtcataaaagtgaaaatatagTTGTCAATGGTACACAATATTATGGAATGAGAATAGAATGAAACAAAGTGAGTAGTGCAGCAAGTCAAGACGTTTAACTTCTATGTTTCGATAGGTTTGTTTACCTGGTTTCTTTTGTCCTACATGACATCAAACTTAATGTTTGGAAC
Above is a window of Salarias fasciatus chromosome 19, fSalaFa1.1, whole genome shotgun sequence DNA encoding:
- the rbm25a gene encoding RNA-binding protein 25 isoform X1, translated to MTSTARDAVASVASRLFPRTGFTSTRSMTDSRPAPQQASHQNNRPQVRPPFTGVPVAGARDGSNESMSKLKWMGRCFLSQKVLLGMSFPPSLNRQQIGIPQLPPRIPPPQYGTFAPGVPPGTPIMPVHMGVVTPAPTVLVPTAVAVAQKPMLKKDHGAVRAKDTDDSGGPTTTVFVGNISEKASDMLVRQLLAKCGIVLSWKRVQGASGKLQAFGFCEYKEPESTLRALRLLHELLLGDKKLLVKVDAKTKAQLDEWKAKKKSANGDVSSGSKNGDEDEEEEEVLDEETVRRDQVVKSAIEVLIREYSSELNAPSQDPDSQPRKKRKEKKEEEDINAMEMEDDKRDLISREISKFRDTHKKLEEEKGKKEKERLELERERRERDKERERERERRDREKEKERERERDKERERDRDRDRERERERERERTKERERERERERSRDASEGRSRSRERAREEKKRDREEDEEDLYERRRLERRLRDKEAAYQERLKNWEIRERKKSRDYSKDTEREDERRRETMKEAKRLKEFLEDYDDDRDDPKYYRGSALQKRLRDREKETELDERDRKREKEELEEIRQRLLAEGHPDPDAELQRMEEEAERRRQPPLKLEPEEDVIKEKAHRERDRDRERERERDRDRERERERDRERERERERDRERERERERERERDRERDKRGSARPVEPAPRAPQPQHSEEEADEAEDDHYRDAEDSQEAKPQPKPVMRPITTAPSVSSASGNVTPNTPMNESPCGIIIPGENTPELQPLDEHRPKIGLSLKLGATNSPNQLSVAKRKKLATVESVFNKFDDEEADEQPRKRKLVPLDYGDDDKSLGLDGAEISGAKGSINTEEKRKHIKSLIEKIPTARPELFSYPLDWTMVDSTLMDRRIRPWINKKIIEYIGEEEPTLVDFVCSKVMAHSTPQGILDDVAMVLDEEAEVFIVKMWRLLIYETEAKKIGLAK
- the rbm25a gene encoding RNA-binding protein 25 isoform X2, with the protein product MTSTARDAVASVASRLFPRTGFTSTRSMTDSRPAPQQASHQNNRPQVRPPFTGVPVAGARDGSNESMSKLKWMGRCFLSQKVLLGMSFPPSLNRQQIGIPQLPPRIPPPQYGTFAPGVPPGTPIMPVHMGVVTPAPTVLVPTAVAVAQKPMLKKDHGAVRAKDTDDSGGPTTTVFVGNISEKASDMLVRQLLAKCGIVLSWKRVQGASGKLQAFGFCEYKEPESTLRALRLLHELLLGDKKLLVKVDAKTKAQLDEWKAKKKSANGDVSSGSKNGDEDEEEEEVLDEETVRRDQVVKSAIEVLIREYSSELNAPSQDPDSQPRKKRKEKKEEDINAMEMEDDKRDLISREISKFRDTHKKLEEEKGKKEKERLELERERRERDKERERERERRDREKEKERERERDKERERDRDRDRERERERERERTKERERERERERSRDASEGRSRSRERAREEKKRDREEDEEDLYERRRLERRLRDKEAAYQERLKNWEIRERKKSRDYSKDTEREDERRRETMKEAKRLKEFLEDYDDDRDDPKYYRGSALQKRLRDREKETELDERDRKREKEELEEIRQRLLAEGHPDPDAELQRMEEEAERRRQPPLKLEPEEDVIKEKAHRERDRDRERERERDRDRERERERDRERERERERDRERERERERERERDRERDKRGSARPVEPAPRAPQPQHSEEEADEAEDDHYRDAEDSQEAKPQPKPVMRPITTAPSVSSASGNVTPNTPMNESPCGIIIPGENTPELQPLDEHRPKIGLSLKLGATNSPNQLSVAKRKKLATVESVFNKFDDEEADEQPRKRKLVPLDYGDDDKSLGLDGAEISGAKGSINTEEKRKHIKSLIEKIPTARPELFSYPLDWTMVDSTLMDRRIRPWINKKIIEYIGEEEPTLVDFVCSKVMAHSTPQGILDDVAMVLDEEAEVFIVKMWRLLIYETEAKKIGLAK
- the rbm25a gene encoding RNA-binding protein 25 isoform X3, producing the protein MSFPPSLNRQQIGIPQLPPRIPPPQYGTFAPGVPPGTPIMPVHMGVVTPAPTVLVPTAVAVAQKPMLKKDHGAVRAKDTDDSGGPTTTVFVGNISEKASDMLVRQLLAKCGIVLSWKRVQGASGKLQAFGFCEYKEPESTLRALRLLHELLLGDKKLLVKVDAKTKAQLDEWKAKKKSANGDVSSGSKNGDEDEEEEEVLDEETVRRDQVVKSAIEVLIREYSSELNAPSQDPDSQPRKKRKEKKEEEDINAMEMEDDKRDLISREISKFRDTHKKLEEEKGKKEKERLELERERRERDKERERERERRDREKEKERERERDKERERDRDRDRERERERERERTKERERERERERSRDASEGRSRSRERAREEKKRDREEDEEDLYERRRLERRLRDKEAAYQERLKNWEIRERKKSRDYSKDTEREDERRRETMKEAKRLKEFLEDYDDDRDDPKYYRGSALQKRLRDREKETELDERDRKREKEELEEIRQRLLAEGHPDPDAELQRMEEEAERRRQPPLKLEPEEDVIKEKAHRERDRDRERERERDRDRERERERDRERERERERDRERERERERERERDRERDKRGSARPVEPAPRAPQPQHSEEEADEAEDDHYRDAEDSQEAKPQPKPVMRPITTAPSVSSASGNVTPNTPMNESPCGIIIPGENTPELQPLDEHRPKIGLSLKLGATNSPNQLSVAKRKKLATVESVFNKFDDEEADEQPRKRKLVPLDYGDDDKSLGLDGAEISGAKGSINTEEKRKHIKSLIEKIPTARPELFSYPLDWTMVDSTLMDRRIRPWINKKIIEYIGEEEPTLVDFVCSKVMAHSTPQGILDDVAMVLDEEAEVFIVKMWRLLIYETEAKKIGLAK